DNA from Thermomicrobium roseum DSM 5159:
AGCGGAACGTCACGGGATCCGTCGGTCTTTACATCATCACCGACATCACTGCTCGGCAAATTTATTGGGCATTGACTGTTCTCCTTGGACTCACATTACTCGCCGGCTGGCTTCTCGCACGCTCGCGCTATGGGCTTGCGCTCCTCATGATCGGTGAGGACGAGGTAGCGGCTCGGCACAGCGGGGTACGAACCACCGCCGTCAAGGTGCTCACGCTCGCCGGTACCTCCGCGATCATGGCAGTGACCGGAGCCATCGTCGCGCCGCGCTGGACGTACCTCGATCCGAACATCGCGTTCAACCCCACGCTTTCCTTCATGCCAGCAGTCATCGCGTTGCTCGGCGGGATGCAGCGATTCTGGGGACCACTGGCCGGAGCGATCCCGCTCGTCATCCTCTTCGACCAACTCAATGCGCGCTTCCCGACCGCCTACACGCTGATCCTGGGACTCCTCTTCATGGCGATCGTGTTCGTCATTCCCAACGGGATTCTGGGCTTGCTGCCCAAGATCGAACGCAAGCGCATGGCCGAAGCACGCCTCACCACCCCTGCAGCATCCACCCTCAGCGAACCACTCGCACCCGCGATGCCAGCTCGCAGCGCAACTCCGAGCATCGATGGAATCAGTGGTCCGGTCGGGAAACTCTCATCGCACGGTTCGACACTGCTCGAGGTTCGCTCGCTGCGCAAGACCTTCGGCGGGATCGTTGCGGTGGATGATCTCTCGTTCGAAATTCGCGAAGGCGAGGTCTTCGGTATTATCGGGCCGAACGGTTCGGGCAAAACGACCGTGCTCAATCTCATTTCCGGGCTTTACCAACCAGACCGGGGCGAGATCGTCTTTGTGGGACATAAGATCACTGGCAAGGCACCGGAGGAAATCGCCCGGCTCGGTATCGCACGCACCTTTCAACTAGTGCGCATCTATCCGGCCCTGACGTGCCTCGATCACGTCACGCCAGCTGCCTTGTTCGCAGGGCACGCCCGATCACTGAGCGACGCCCGCGAACAGGCACGGCAGCTGCTCGAGGAACTCGGCATGGCGGCCTACGTCCATGTTCCAGCTGGGCAGCTCAATTTCATCGACCAAAAGCGGCTGGAACTGGCGCGAGCACTCGCGCTGCGTCCGAAACTCTTGTTGCTCGACGAGTGGCTGGCCGGACTCAACCCCTCCGAGATGCTCATCGGGATGGAGCTGATCGAGTCCCTCCGTGGCAGAGGCATGACGATCGTGCTCATCGAGCATCTCATGCAAGCGGTACGCCGACTCTGCGATCGCTGCATCGTGATGAGTTTTGGCCAGAAGATCGCTGAAGGGTTACCAGGCGAGGTGCTGCGCGATCGAGAGGTCGTCCGCGTCTATCTCGGAGAGGCAGACGATGCTTGAGCTGCGCGAGCTAACGGTCCATTACGGACTCCACCCTGCGATTCAGAATGTCTCGCTCCAGGTCGCTTCTGGCGAGATCGTGGTCGTGCTCGGTGCCAATGGTGCAGGCAAATCGACGCTCCTCAAGGCCACGATGGGCCTGGTCCGCCCCACGCACGGGCACATCCTGCTCGACGAGCTCGATTTGACGAGCCTCGTGCGCCGTCGTCTGACCCACCAGATCGTCGAGCAGGGTCTCGTCCTCGTGCCAGAGCGTGGAGGGACCTTCACTGACCTCACGGTTCAGGAGAATCTCCTGCTGGGAGCCTTTCCGCATCGAGCGCGAGCCCGCGAGCGCGAACTTCTGACCTTCGCACTGGAACTCTTCCCGAAACTGAAGGAACGCTTGAGCCAGAGAGTCGGCACCATGAGTGGGGGCGAACAGCGCATGGTGGCTGTCGCGCGCGCGCTCATGGCCGCTCCGCGCTTCCTTTTGCTCGATGAGCCGACACTCGGCTTGGCCCCCGTGCTGGCGAAACAGCTCCTGCGCGTCTTACCGAAGATCGCCGCCGAAGGTATCGGCATCCTGCTGGTCGAGCAGAACGCTCACCTCAGTCTCAGCGTCGCCCAGCGCGGTGCAGTGCTAGCAAACGGTGTCCTCGTACACGCAGCGAGTGCGGCCGATCTGCGCGACGATCCGACTGTCCGTACCGCCTACCTCGGAAGCGATTGAGTCGCCTCCCTCCTCCACCACCGAGGACGGTCACCGTGTTCGGCTATCCTGAATCGCCCTC
Protein-coding regions in this window:
- a CDS encoding ABC transporter ATP-binding protein; amino-acid sequence: MLELRELTVHYGLHPAIQNVSLQVASGEIVVVLGANGAGKSTLLKATMGLVRPTHGHILLDELDLTSLVRRRLTHQIVEQGLVLVPERGGTFTDLTVQENLLLGAFPHRARARERELLTFALELFPKLKERLSQRVGTMSGGEQRMVAVARALMAAPRFLLLDEPTLGLAPVLAKQLLRVLPKIAAEGIGILLVEQNAHLSLSVAQRGAVLANGVLVHAASAADLRDDPTVRTAYLGSD
- a CDS encoding ATP-binding cassette domain-containing protein translates to MRPIARTATLPALLLVAALVPLAGNDFHIALGISILMYATLAIAWGLFAGPTKYIGLATAAFFGVGAYTVGLLYEKVPMLALYPLAAVIAALLALIVGLTTLRIQGMYFTIFTFGLAELIRQLMTWYQRNVTGSVGLYIITDITARQIYWALTVLLGLTLLAGWLLARSRYGLALLMIGEDEVAARHSGVRTTAVKVLTLAGTSAIMAVTGAIVAPRWTYLDPNIAFNPTLSFMPAVIALLGGMQRFWGPLAGAIPLVILFDQLNARFPTAYTLILGLLFMAIVFVIPNGILGLLPKIERKRMAEARLTTPAASTLSEPLAPAMPARSATPSIDGISGPVGKLSSHGSTLLEVRSLRKTFGGIVAVDDLSFEIREGEVFGIIGPNGSGKTTVLNLISGLYQPDRGEIVFVGHKITGKAPEEIARLGIARTFQLVRIYPALTCLDHVTPAALFAGHARSLSDAREQARQLLEELGMAAYVHVPAGQLNFIDQKRLELARALALRPKLLLLDEWLAGLNPSEMLIGMELIESLRGRGMTIVLIEHLMQAVRRLCDRCIVMSFGQKIAEGLPGEVLRDREVVRVYLGEADDA